The following proteins are co-located in the Maridesulfovibrio sp. genome:
- a CDS encoding LysM peptidoglycan-binding domain-containing protein, with the protein MKKLILLAIAFSLMFTLGCAKKQVQQEDVVVVEETEVVVVEEEPAAEVVPPTPMEIYESEYKTLPTSHVVTKGECLWWIAEYKQIYNDPFMWPLIYKANRDQIKNPDLIYPGQSLEVPRSGYSLDEVKEARKQAGASWKALEPAENAMVPGEMKAALGYL; encoded by the coding sequence ATGAAAAAACTGATCTTGCTCGCAATCGCATTCAGCCTGATGTTTACATTGGGATGTGCCAAAAAGCAGGTCCAGCAGGAAGATGTCGTGGTTGTTGAGGAAACTGAAGTTGTAGTTGTTGAGGAAGAACCCGCTGCAGAAGTTGTTCCTCCGACTCCTATGGAAATCTACGAAAGTGAGTACAAAACTCTGCCCACTTCCCACGTAGTAACCAAAGGCGAATGCCTCTGGTGGATCGCTGAATACAAACAGATTTACAACGATCCTTTCATGTGGCCGCTTATCTACAAAGCTAACAGGGATCAGATCAAGAACCCTGACCTGATTTACCCCGGTCAGTCTCTTGAAGTTCCCCGCTCAGGCTACTCCCTTGACGAAGTCAAGGAAGCACGCAAACAGGCCGGTGCTTCTTGGAAAGCCCTTGAGCCCGCTGAGAACGCAATGGTTCCCGGCGAAATGAAGGCAGCTCTCGGTTACCTGTAG
- a CDS encoding ion channel: protein MKFTNWLRTGFGKLVIATALLLLLSTFGFYWIELSDGEDARISHAFWWAIVTLTTVGYGDMVPITIPGRILGGLVMISGIGLVTSLTGNMASMLVEQKAKKRKGLLSVKASDHVIILGWNDYAFGLIDSLNEQTSPKKLQLVIVSDLESQIRDEIAFKLDMGERLNFVHGNISQTSVISRANPSEARNVYVLCQNGMDSKESDQQAIYAVLALRTLAPKVPVYAEIARQENKEHLLRAGANEILVRGEISGRMMGMMGASPSMWSFFRNLLGIGESGMLQFRPCNAEERQMSWGELSVRVRNTSGCLPVAACKMGKNLTLQDVLDEGSALDQFIMELFKTSGQDTSLGMQGPKVRMNPPDNELMEEYDALLVISAPGGPEHG, encoded by the coding sequence ATGAAATTTACTAACTGGCTACGTACGGGATTCGGCAAGCTGGTAATTGCCACAGCTTTACTCCTGCTCTTAAGCACATTCGGGTTCTACTGGATAGAACTGAGCGACGGGGAGGACGCCCGCATATCCCATGCCTTCTGGTGGGCTATCGTAACCCTGACCACAGTTGGTTACGGTGATATGGTTCCAATCACTATCCCGGGAAGAATACTCGGCGGACTTGTCATGATCTCCGGCATCGGGCTGGTGACCTCGCTCACCGGTAACATGGCTTCCATGCTGGTGGAGCAGAAAGCCAAAAAACGCAAGGGGCTGTTATCAGTGAAAGCCAGCGACCATGTAATCATACTCGGATGGAATGACTATGCCTTTGGGCTGATTGATTCCCTTAATGAACAGACATCTCCCAAAAAACTGCAACTGGTAATTGTCAGTGACCTTGAAAGCCAGATAAGGGATGAAATTGCCTTTAAACTGGATATGGGAGAGCGGCTTAATTTCGTACACGGCAACATAAGTCAGACCAGCGTAATATCCAGAGCCAATCCTAGCGAGGCCCGCAATGTGTACGTGCTCTGCCAGAATGGAATGGACAGCAAGGAATCCGACCAGCAGGCAATATACGCGGTTCTGGCCCTGCGTACTCTGGCACCAAAGGTCCCGGTTTACGCTGAGATTGCCCGCCAAGAAAACAAAGAGCATCTGCTTCGCGCCGGAGCCAATGAAATCCTTGTCCGCGGTGAAATCTCCGGTCGAATGATGGGCATGATGGGAGCAAGCCCTTCAATGTGGTCTTTTTTCCGCAACCTGCTTGGCATCGGAGAATCAGGGATGCTTCAGTTCCGTCCCTGCAATGCTGAGGAACGGCAGATGAGCTGGGGGGAACTCAGTGTTAGAGTCCGAAACACCAGCGGATGTCTTCCCGTCGCGGCCTGCAAGATGGGTAAAAATCTGACCTTGCAGGATGTACTCGATGAAGGATCAGCACTGGACCAGTTCATCATGGAATTGTTCAAAACCTCAGGGCAGGACACTTCGCTGGGCATGCAGGGACCAAAAGTCCGCATGAATCCTCCGGACAATGAACTGATGGAAGAATATGACGCTTTGCTGGTCATAAGTGCTCCGGGAGGTCCGGAACATGGCTGA
- a CDS encoding cyclic nucleotide-binding domain-containing protein, with the protein MADYWMSIPLFQNLEEKELQQVKSIFANIAVCSGTEIISEGEVGDEMFILVDGKVRITKAMLMKGMSLPLSEIKNTCKVLANLDDSSYPMFGEIALIDRDQRSATVTVVEDSEFLVTDRLKFFDFVENHPQTGSKMLMTIGKRLTATVRRNNNELVKLTTALALALSRSGR; encoded by the coding sequence ATGGCTGATTACTGGATGTCCATCCCACTTTTCCAAAATCTCGAGGAGAAAGAACTCCAACAGGTTAAGTCTATTTTTGCCAACATTGCGGTGTGCTCCGGCACGGAAATCATCTCCGAGGGAGAGGTAGGAGATGAAATGTTCATCCTTGTGGATGGAAAAGTCCGTATTACCAAGGCCATGCTCATGAAAGGAATGTCCCTACCGCTAAGCGAGATTAAAAATACCTGTAAGGTGCTGGCCAACCTTGATGACAGCAGCTATCCTATGTTCGGGGAGATAGCTCTCATCGACCGTGACCAGCGCTCGGCGACAGTCACCGTGGTGGAAGATTCCGAATTTCTGGTCACTGACCGCTTGAAATTTTTCGACTTTGTGGAAAATCACCCGCAAACAGGGTCCAAAATGCTTATGACTATCGGCAAGCGACTCACTGCAACTGTACGTCGCAACAATAATGAACTGGTAAAATTGACCACTGCGCTTGCACTGGCTCTATCACGAAGCGGGCGCTAA
- a CDS encoding integration host factor subunit alpha, giving the protein MATGNTLTKASVVDYIYEKTDRNRAEIKELVESILDIMKQAVKKDHAMLISGFGKFEAYDKNARKGRNPQTNEAITLPARKVVVFRLSRKFRSELNG; this is encoded by the coding sequence ATGGCTACCGGAAACACCCTTACTAAAGCCAGCGTTGTTGACTACATCTATGAAAAGACTGACCGGAACAGAGCTGAAATCAAGGAACTGGTTGAATCCATCCTCGACATCATGAAGCAGGCCGTGAAAAAAGATCACGCCATGTTGATCAGTGGTTTCGGTAAATTTGAAGCTTACGACAAAAATGCTCGTAAGGGACGCAACCCCCAGACCAATGAAGCAATTACCCTGCCCGCACGCAAGGTTGTTGTTTTCAGGCTCTCTCGTAAGTTCAGGTCTGAACTGAACGGATAG
- a CDS encoding septal ring lytic transglycosylase RlpA family protein, whose product MSRYVLLLAVLLLLIPAGCAKKKIYSTPAITHHKVKKQDSPNVVKPVLKTDPYTVHGRTYIPHLSSKGYKAQGLASWYGDDFHGKTTANGETYNMYAMTAAHRTLPMGTMLEVTDRSSGRKVIVRVNDRGPFADPDLRIIDLSYSAASKLGIVNKGITPVELRAIDDVNVEPVEATEIVAETAAPTEAAVVEETVQAAPEVEEIIITEEATAQAHYYIQVGAFTDHDRAQNVLQALRDGGYKESRMVEVDVNGQKFMRVQAGYFYNIPAAEDAMASLGNEYGNVILVTE is encoded by the coding sequence ATGTCCAGATATGTACTTCTGCTTGCAGTCCTGCTGCTGCTCATTCCTGCAGGCTGTGCAAAAAAGAAAATTTATTCCACTCCCGCAATCACTCATCACAAGGTGAAGAAGCAGGATTCCCCAAATGTGGTCAAGCCGGTCCTGAAAACAGACCCGTATACCGTACATGGCCGTACCTACATTCCCCATCTCAGCTCAAAAGGCTACAAGGCACAGGGACTGGCCTCATGGTATGGTGACGACTTTCACGGCAAGACAACAGCCAACGGCGAAACATACAACATGTACGCCATGACCGCTGCCCACCGGACACTGCCCATGGGCACCATGCTTGAAGTTACCGACCGCTCCAGCGGCCGCAAGGTAATCGTCCGGGTCAACGACCGCGGTCCTTTTGCCGATCCTGACTTACGCATCATCGACCTTTCATACTCCGCAGCATCCAAGCTGGGAATTGTGAACAAAGGAATCACCCCTGTTGAGCTGCGGGCAATTGATGATGTCAACGTGGAGCCTGTAGAGGCAACTGAAATCGTAGCTGAAACAGCAGCCCCGACAGAAGCGGCTGTGGTGGAAGAAACTGTGCAGGCCGCACCTGAAGTTGAAGAGATTATCATCACTGAAGAAGCAACCGCTCAGGCCCATTACTACATTCAGGTGGGTGCATTCACCGACCATGACCGGGCTCAGAATGTCCTGCAGGCCCTGCGCGACGGCGGCTACAAAGAATCACGCATGGTTGAGGTGGACGTAAACGGTCAAAAATTCATGCGTGTTCAGGCCGGATACTTCTACAACATCCCGGCAGCTGAAGACGCCATGGCTTCGCTAGGTAATGAGTACGGCAACGTGATTCTTGTTACTGAATAG
- a CDS encoding HIT family protein has translation MSNQDCIFCKIVAGEIPCFKIYETDKVLSFLDIGPVNKGHALVIPKQHCENIWDLPAELGQDIITAAQLAGDAIVKATGADGLNLIMNNNEAAGQLVFHAHFHLIPRFKEDGFVHWDQSEYESMDEASALAQKIEKMIMG, from the coding sequence ATGAGTAATCAGGATTGTATATTCTGTAAAATCGTGGCCGGGGAAATTCCCTGCTTCAAGATTTATGAAACTGACAAGGTGCTTAGCTTTCTGGATATCGGGCCGGTCAATAAAGGGCATGCCCTTGTTATCCCCAAACAGCACTGTGAAAATATTTGGGATCTTCCCGCAGAGTTGGGGCAGGATATAATCACAGCCGCCCAGCTTGCCGGGGATGCCATCGTCAAGGCTACCGGAGCTGACGGTTTGAACCTGATTATGAATAATAATGAAGCGGCAGGCCAGCTGGTTTTCCATGCTCATTTTCATCTTATCCCCAGATTTAAGGAAGACGGTTTCGTCCACTGGGACCAGAGTGAATATGAAAGTATGGATGAAGCTTCAGCGCTTGCCCAAAAGATAGAAAAGATGATAATGGGATAA